One window of Rhodopirellula bahusiensis genomic DNA carries:
- a CDS encoding PEP-CTERM sorting domain-containing protein, with the protein MTTVGIQDSVSINVGENRSVQAIIELTDTSSLSNYNFSVSYDDVALDFVSGSDDAPPAYTIDNPSLLISSEDDAGSALIDLIDGATLPGLGLAAPNQFVVAEFQLGAEMESPGAQLLPGVGGLGNAFFDNGNVDVTNEVQFFGGTIEITAVPEPSSIAFISASLGAFALRRRLALNKHVDNVS; encoded by the coding sequence TTGACCACGGTAGGAATTCAAGACTCCGTCTCAATCAACGTCGGCGAGAATCGCTCGGTTCAAGCAATTATTGAACTTACCGATACATCGTCTTTGAGTAACTACAATTTTTCTGTGAGTTACGACGATGTCGCGCTTGATTTTGTGTCCGGTTCGGACGATGCGCCACCAGCGTATACGATTGATAATCCGTCGCTCCTGATAAGTTCTGAAGACGATGCCGGATCCGCACTGATCGATTTGATCGACGGTGCCACGCTACCGGGCTTAGGGCTTGCGGCTCCGAACCAATTCGTAGTTGCTGAGTTTCAACTTGGAGCAGAAATGGAAAGTCCGGGAGCGCAACTGCTTCCGGGAGTCGGCGGCTTAGGAAATGCGTTCTTCGATAATGGTAACGTTGACGTTACCAACGAGGTTCAGTTTTTTGGTGGCACGATCGAAATAACGGCTGTTCCTGAGCCCTCGTCAATAGCATTTATCAGTGCCTCGTTAGGCGCTTTTGCTTTGCGTCGTAGGCTAGCTCTAAACAAACATGTAGACAACGTTAGTTAG
- a CDS encoding choice-of-anchor I family protein: protein MAKRFLSRRSNQRRQHLRAGLQALESRQMLASDFSLQLLHASDLEGGVDAISDAPHFAAIVDSLEAEAQTEGRGSLLVSAGDNFIGGPFFSASGDGSLRAPLQEAAQNTFGEAGLTNIREDGGRVDLSIMNLLEFDASALGNHEFDFGTDTLGGLIGTDIRGAGLGDVRWLGAQFPYLSANLDFSGDPNLAGLFTADVLATTDYQADLGDLAATAAQPKIAPATIAEVDGESIAIVGATTQLLSQISSPGGTVSNAGGTNDMQALADVLNPIIANIVDGDDDIAGNGDDVNKVILVSHLQQISLEEELAGLLNGVDVIVAGGSDTLLADPQDTLRAGDVAEGTYPLQTTNADGHPTMIVSTDGEYSYVGRLVVDFDVDGVLLPDMLDSTVSGVFATDVAGTLAVTGETDIADAIAGSFKATEVNKLVQAVRGVVTAKDGEIFGATDVFLEGRRAEVRTEETNLGNLTADANLVAARQLDSTVAVSIKNGGGIRAAIGSIDGLTGETLPTAANAEAGKDAGEISQLDIENALRFDNGLTVMTVTAADLKRLIEHGVAATDAAGNATPGQFPQIGGARFSFDPSRPELVLDASANVIQEGERIRSLALVDDSGETIDVLVQDGQLIGDPNRALRLVTLDFLAGVFSGGSPIGGDGYPFPAYGTDMVHLDGAGLADGASTVFTTGREQDALAEFLLSNHNPDAGTTAFRDSETSPLQDQRIQNLALTHDTILTPSSIESFKISVAGTFKTGVFDESAAEIVAHDPESQRVFFTNADANEIGVLDINDPSNPTALLPITFPSGTGGVNSVAVSGGIVAVAVAAQDHTNPGGVLFFSIDGSLLGSVTVGALPDSLTFSPDGMKVVVAGEGEPDDLEDPNPMIDPMGTISVIDLARLRRDGFITSFDVTTLDFTAFDGQEDALRASGVRIFPGRSASRDLEPEYASVSADGTRAFVTLQEANSVAVVDLTVPAIIDIQPLGVKDHSLPGNGIDPSDRDDAIAIAPHPVFGLYMPDAITSFDVGGQTYYATANEGDSRDFDEDRIKDIVLDPTAFPNAAELQEDDALGRLTISNIDGDTDGDGDFDELFAFGSRSFTIFDAAGNVVFDSGDQFEQITAQLVPELFNSANDENEFDSRSDAKGPEPEAITTGVIGDRMYAFIGLERTGGVFVYDISSPAEATFVQYINNRDVEGAFPEDAGDLGVEDLKFVSASDSPNGQPLLISANEVSGTVTIFQLGQSVLDVELRAVAIPTAPGSTELPEAISTSPIGGTYYVEAWVQDFDNEFSGLAGGQIDVRYNTDVVDAVDVSNDDYDLLASGSIDDAAGLIDDLGGGTLQTGQGLAPNWVRLGYFEVVATAGGTATYTLAPGGLPFARFGGGNLLPGSVDMTDVETIQHVETAMLDMVVVRDDNLLNSDGRLDELPDSVGYVHEWEAFSTEIYLTPEAGAPSVDAVAFDLFYETSLTSAFSFEPAAGFTLVGAANVDDASGSVSGISLNAASPIAAGGPILLGRVRFAPGVNDDAPVDEATNDIGPYDLALTIDNATVTTGSIVGSVGVGQSPETGMWAVPYDADDSDQIDFADFSVFAGVFGSVVTSPDDMAAWADLDGSGLVDFEDLDLFDANLGLTSAEGDQLLFSNVYPTPDLAGPPVAIAFASAAGQERLGSFGPFSNQRAQTDVNNDGQTSALDALLVINALNQPNAQMSRAFLDVNEDGTTTAVDALRVINALSDIDDSNDAAPASEPIVDSSVDVLDAVLGQVEREARKLLNVSPEASLDYATIGQVDLDAEDDREELEGLLESLSLDQGQLRLMS, encoded by the coding sequence GTGGCAAAACGATTTCTTTCCCGTCGTTCGAACCAACGCCGTCAGCACCTGCGTGCGGGATTGCAAGCACTCGAATCCCGCCAAATGTTGGCTTCTGATTTCTCGTTGCAACTGCTCCACGCCAGTGATTTGGAAGGCGGCGTCGATGCGATTTCGGATGCACCCCACTTCGCGGCGATCGTCGACTCGTTGGAAGCAGAAGCTCAAACCGAAGGGCGTGGGTCGCTGTTGGTTTCTGCCGGTGATAATTTCATCGGAGGCCCCTTCTTCAGTGCGTCAGGTGACGGCAGTCTGCGTGCTCCGTTGCAAGAGGCGGCTCAGAACACTTTCGGTGAAGCCGGACTGACCAACATCCGCGAAGATGGTGGTCGAGTTGATCTGTCGATCATGAATTTGCTCGAGTTTGATGCCTCGGCTCTCGGGAACCATGAATTTGATTTCGGTACTGACACTCTCGGCGGACTGATCGGTACCGACATTCGCGGCGCGGGACTTGGTGACGTGCGTTGGCTTGGTGCCCAGTTCCCTTACCTCAGTGCGAACCTGGATTTCTCCGGTGATCCAAATTTGGCGGGACTGTTTACCGCCGATGTTTTGGCAACCACAGACTACCAAGCGGATCTCGGCGATTTGGCAGCCACAGCGGCTCAACCCAAAATCGCTCCCGCAACCATCGCGGAAGTGGATGGCGAATCAATTGCGATCGTCGGGGCAACAACGCAGTTGCTCAGTCAAATTTCGTCTCCCGGCGGAACGGTTTCCAACGCCGGTGGCACCAATGACATGCAAGCGTTGGCAGATGTTTTGAATCCGATCATCGCGAATATTGTTGATGGCGACGATGACATCGCGGGCAATGGCGATGACGTCAACAAAGTCATCTTGGTCAGCCACCTGCAACAGATTTCGCTGGAAGAAGAGTTGGCCGGGTTGCTCAACGGTGTCGACGTGATCGTCGCAGGCGGGTCGGACACTCTGTTGGCTGATCCACAGGATACGCTGCGTGCGGGTGATGTCGCGGAAGGGACTTATCCGCTGCAAACTACCAACGCCGATGGCCACCCGACCATGATCGTCAGCACCGATGGCGAGTACAGTTACGTCGGTCGTTTGGTTGTTGACTTCGATGTCGATGGCGTGCTTTTACCGGACATGCTGGACTCAACCGTCAGCGGTGTGTTCGCAACCGACGTAGCGGGCACCTTGGCGGTTACCGGCGAAACGGACATCGCAGACGCAATCGCGGGCAGCTTCAAAGCGACCGAAGTCAACAAGTTGGTCCAAGCCGTTCGTGGTGTCGTCACAGCAAAGGATGGTGAGATCTTTGGTGCGACGGATGTGTTCTTGGAAGGACGTCGTGCCGAGGTTCGAACGGAAGAAACCAACCTGGGTAACTTGACCGCAGATGCCAACTTGGTCGCGGCTCGTCAATTGGACAGCACCGTAGCGGTGTCGATCAAAAACGGTGGCGGAATCCGAGCCGCGATTGGTTCGATCGATGGTTTGACGGGAGAAACCTTGCCCACGGCAGCCAACGCGGAAGCCGGCAAAGACGCGGGGGAGATCTCTCAGCTGGACATCGAAAACGCGTTGCGATTCGATAACGGTTTGACTGTGATGACGGTCACGGCCGCTGACTTGAAACGCTTGATCGAGCACGGCGTGGCAGCGACCGATGCGGCTGGCAATGCGACACCGGGGCAGTTTCCACAAATTGGTGGGGCCCGGTTCAGCTTTGATCCGAGCCGACCAGAGCTTGTGCTCGACGCCAGTGCCAACGTCATTCAGGAAGGCGAACGTATTCGCAGCCTCGCGTTAGTTGATGACTCCGGTGAAACAATCGACGTTTTGGTTCAAGACGGCCAATTGATTGGCGACCCGAACCGAGCGCTCCGGCTCGTCACTCTCGATTTTCTCGCCGGTGTGTTCTCTGGTGGTTCGCCCATCGGTGGCGACGGCTATCCGTTCCCGGCGTACGGAACCGACATGGTTCACCTCGACGGGGCTGGTTTGGCCGACGGTGCCTCAACCGTTTTCACCACCGGACGTGAACAAGATGCCTTGGCCGAGTTCTTGCTTTCAAACCACAATCCGGATGCCGGGACGACGGCTTTCCGCGACAGTGAAACATCACCGCTGCAGGACCAACGCATTCAGAACTTGGCTTTGACGCATGACACCATCCTGACTCCGTCGAGCATTGAGAGCTTCAAGATTTCAGTGGCGGGCACATTCAAAACGGGAGTCTTCGACGAGTCAGCCGCTGAGATCGTCGCTCACGACCCTGAATCACAACGCGTGTTCTTCACCAACGCCGATGCGAATGAAATTGGCGTGCTGGACATCAATGATCCGAGCAACCCAACCGCTCTTTTGCCCATCACGTTCCCAAGCGGCACCGGCGGTGTGAACAGCGTCGCGGTTTCGGGCGGCATCGTGGCGGTGGCTGTGGCCGCGCAGGATCACACGAACCCCGGTGGCGTGTTGTTCTTCAGCATCGACGGTAGCTTGCTGGGCAGCGTGACCGTTGGCGCCCTGCCGGATTCTTTGACCTTCTCGCCAGACGGAATGAAAGTCGTCGTGGCTGGCGAAGGTGAACCGGATGACTTGGAAGACCCCAATCCAATGATCGATCCGATGGGGACGATCAGCGTGATCGACCTGGCACGATTGCGTCGAGATGGTTTCATCACTTCCTTCGATGTCACGACGCTCGACTTCACCGCTTTTGATGGACAAGAAGACGCACTGCGAGCCTCGGGCGTTCGCATCTTCCCCGGTCGATCCGCTTCGCGTGATTTGGAACCGGAATACGCCAGCGTTTCGGCAGACGGAACTCGTGCTTTCGTCACGCTTCAAGAAGCCAACTCGGTCGCGGTGGTTGACCTCACCGTTCCCGCGATCATCGACATTCAACCACTCGGCGTGAAAGATCACTCGTTGCCGGGCAATGGCATCGACCCGAGTGACCGTGACGATGCGATCGCCATTGCACCGCATCCGGTGTTTGGTTTGTACATGCCCGATGCAATCACGTCCTTTGACGTCGGAGGGCAAACTTACTATGCCACCGCCAACGAAGGCGATTCACGCGACTTTGACGAAGACCGAATCAAAGACATCGTCCTAGATCCGACCGCCTTCCCCAACGCGGCTGAATTGCAGGAAGACGATGCACTTGGTCGTTTGACGATCTCAAACATCGATGGCGACACCGATGGCGATGGTGACTTTGACGAACTGTTCGCGTTTGGCAGTCGTTCGTTCACGATCTTTGACGCCGCCGGAAATGTCGTGTTTGATTCGGGCGACCAATTCGAACAAATCACGGCTCAATTGGTTCCGGAATTGTTCAACAGTGCCAACGATGAGAATGAGTTTGATTCCCGCAGTGATGCGAAAGGACCTGAACCCGAAGCCATCACCACCGGTGTGATCGGTGATCGAATGTACGCGTTCATCGGTTTGGAACGGACCGGAGGCGTCTTTGTCTATGACATCTCGTCGCCCGCGGAAGCGACCTTCGTTCAGTACATCAACAACCGCGATGTCGAGGGGGCTTTCCCAGAAGACGCGGGTGATTTGGGCGTCGAGGATTTAAAGTTTGTCTCGGCGTCGGACAGTCCCAATGGTCAGCCATTGTTGATTTCGGCCAATGAAGTCAGTGGCACGGTGACCATTTTCCAACTCGGACAATCGGTGTTGGATGTTGAACTGCGAGCGGTTGCCATTCCAACCGCACCGGGTTCGACTGAGCTGCCTGAAGCGATCTCGACCAGCCCCATCGGCGGCACCTATTACGTCGAAGCCTGGGTGCAAGATTTTGACAATGAGTTCTCAGGGTTGGCCGGCGGACAGATCGATGTTCGTTACAACACGGACGTCGTGGATGCGGTGGACGTCTCGAATGACGACTATGACTTGCTGGCGTCTGGTTCGATTGACGACGCGGCGGGTTTGATCGATGACCTGGGCGGCGGAACGCTTCAAACTGGTCAAGGGCTGGCGCCGAATTGGGTGCGTCTGGGGTACTTCGAAGTCGTCGCAACTGCCGGCGGAACAGCGACCTACACCTTAGCACCTGGCGGGTTGCCGTTCGCACGGTTTGGCGGAGGCAACTTGTTGCCCGGTTCCGTCGACATGACTGATGTCGAAACAATTCAGCATGTCGAAACCGCGATGTTGGACATGGTTGTCGTCCGAGATGACAATCTGTTGAATTCGGATGGGCGATTGGACGAGCTTCCGGATTCAGTCGGATATGTTCACGAATGGGAAGCCTTCTCGACGGAGATTTATTTGACGCCCGAAGCCGGTGCACCTTCGGTCGATGCGGTGGCGTTTGATCTGTTCTACGAAACGTCGTTGACAAGTGCGTTCAGCTTCGAACCGGCGGCGGGCTTCACTTTGGTTGGTGCAGCGAATGTGGACGATGCAAGTGGATCCGTGAGCGGCATTTCGTTGAACGCCGCATCGCCGATCGCGGCGGGTGGGCCGATTCTGCTTGGTCGAGTTCGATTCGCACCCGGAGTCAACGATGATGCACCGGTTGATGAGGCCACCAACGACATCGGACCGTACGATTTGGCTTTGACGATCGACAACGCGACCGTGACGACTGGCAGCATCGTTGGCAGTGTCGGCGTGGGGCAAAGTCCCGAAACTGGAATGTGGGCGGTTCCTTACGACGCGGACGACAGCGATCAAATCGATTTCGCTGACTTCTCCGTCTTCGCCGGTGTGTTTGGTTCGGTGGTCACCAGCCCCGACGACATGGCCGCTTGGGCCGATCTCGATGGTTCTGGCTTGGTTGACTTCGAAGACTTGGATTTGTTCGATGCCAACCTGGGTTTGACTTCGGCCGAAGGTGATCAGCTTCTATTCAGCAACGTTTACCCGACACCTGATTTGGCCGGTCCACCCGTCGCGATCGCATTTGCGTCGGCCGCGGGTCAGGAACGATTGGGGAGCTTTGGGCCCTTCAGCAATCAACGCGCGCAGACAGACGTCAACAACGATGGCCAAACGAGTGCCCTGGATGCTCTGCTGGTGATCAATGCGTTGAATCAACCGAACGCGCAGATGTCTCGAGCGTTTCTGGACGTGAACGAAGATGGCACGACGACGGCGGTCGACGCCCTGCGAGTGATCAATGCTTTGAGCGACATTGACGACTCCAACGACGCGGCCCCAGCCAGTGAGCCAATCGTCGATTCGAGTGTGGATGTGCTCGATGCGGTGCTTGGACAAGTCGAACGCGAAGCTCGCAAGTTGTTGAACGTGTCTCCCGAAGCCTCGCTTGATTACGCCACGATCGGCCAAGTCGACTTGGATGCGGAAGACGATCGAGAAGAGCTGGAAGGCTTGCTCGAATCATTGTCGCTCGACCAAGGTCAGTTGCGTCTGATGTCGTAG
- a CDS encoding thioredoxin has protein sequence MRWDPISFLKPVQFLFLLFILPSVGRCEEIPEPDFDQPTEFVGSVVDAEGLAVSNAPVEVRYYDGINPRQTAQTETDSEGKFRFRVRIGEPVFRQTLFRTSHPDGSQLTFHMVGPEPIKERPYPVKLKLEKAARAIARVIDGDDKPVEDAKVLIMLANNYGLDGMPTEMPGEYAVLYPPSSTIQSVIARKDKLGADFRTYSLPYELRSDNNAKAPEFPEDGETLRLDGTRPATLKVVTGSGEPLPGADVYPWVLGKEPGVDRISLSGTDSFVQQTNANGLVAFDWMPRWQTSPVPLTVSLDGYAQRRAMYLPNSNHQELLVVMNKTVPIRGTVIDAEGKPASGIRVIARGSGHAPDGGSGQDISAEDGTFEMSVPGEQIYLLTVEDETWVTDGVPTFAVNNGSPVEGIELQLREPTVVSGTVTDVKTGDPAPRNRLVVNLDGTPLNELKNVTIVNPENLNRHVQPMYYFVTQTDDQGRYELKLGNGDYRISPSPPRTHVEFTVAGEESLTVDATTEVIRKVELTGTVRNKSNGLPIANAHLEGVPTEFRIRGWQARTGPDGRFSVETEDSSFYIHTKNEDGTLASILIVENTSDAVDIELQPVGAAHGVLHQHESDAPAATEVFQYAVPVQNRNFKTFKPSFGGTVLTDAEGRFVIENLVPDQEYNLTMTGKDGRSRGSLGELEVEAGENRDLGTLKMPAPYKPYVAPTLDDRIERAMAVEGTAMERFSRAVPRVQSSKQMLLIAVGTINEPRLHDFMQWRYEDSDYRKVRDDYLVMAISTESDEKKEQARELLDELGVKNLDQSIEFSLVLVNADGELIEHVSGKDFIVEEQLSKSHVIDWLDSFRPDPIDARELLKTTLAQAKKENKRVIVQETATWCGPCHMLSDFLSEHRDWEADYLWVKMDHRYTGARELMQELRDGAEGGIPWYAIVDSDGKRLVTSNRENDGSNIGFPSSDSGQKHLKHMLMETKLKMTEDEITSFVDHLNDDE, from the coding sequence ATGCGTTGGGATCCAATCTCGTTTCTGAAGCCCGTTCAGTTCTTGTTCCTTCTTTTCATCTTGCCGAGCGTTGGGCGCTGCGAAGAAATTCCCGAGCCCGACTTCGACCAACCCACCGAATTTGTCGGATCGGTCGTTGATGCGGAGGGGCTCGCGGTTTCAAACGCTCCTGTCGAAGTCCGCTACTACGACGGTATCAACCCCCGGCAAACCGCGCAAACGGAGACCGATTCGGAAGGCAAGTTCCGGTTCCGCGTCAGGATCGGTGAGCCGGTATTCCGTCAAACTCTTTTCCGGACGAGCCATCCGGATGGATCCCAATTGACGTTTCACATGGTTGGACCCGAGCCAATCAAGGAACGTCCATATCCGGTGAAGCTCAAGCTTGAAAAGGCCGCTCGTGCAATTGCACGAGTCATCGACGGGGACGACAAACCCGTCGAGGATGCGAAGGTGCTGATCATGTTGGCAAACAATTATGGTTTGGATGGAATGCCAACCGAAATGCCAGGAGAGTACGCGGTCCTGTACCCACCATCGTCGACCATTCAGTCCGTCATCGCTCGGAAGGACAAGCTTGGAGCAGATTTCAGAACCTATTCTCTGCCCTATGAACTTCGAAGCGACAATAACGCGAAGGCACCTGAATTTCCTGAGGATGGTGAGACGCTTCGGCTTGACGGAACTCGTCCCGCGACGTTGAAGGTGGTCACTGGCAGCGGAGAGCCATTGCCCGGCGCCGATGTGTACCCATGGGTGTTAGGGAAGGAACCTGGCGTCGACCGAATCAGTCTTAGCGGCACCGATTCGTTCGTCCAGCAAACGAATGCGAACGGCTTGGTAGCCTTCGATTGGATGCCTCGCTGGCAGACGTCTCCTGTACCGTTAACGGTTTCGCTCGATGGATACGCACAACGACGTGCGATGTATTTGCCAAACTCCAATCACCAAGAGCTTTTGGTGGTCATGAACAAAACCGTTCCGATTCGTGGAACAGTCATCGATGCTGAGGGAAAGCCGGCCTCAGGTATTCGAGTGATCGCTCGAGGAAGCGGGCACGCGCCCGATGGTGGAAGTGGTCAAGACATCTCCGCCGAAGATGGAACCTTTGAAATGTCGGTTCCCGGCGAGCAGATCTACTTGCTGACGGTTGAAGATGAGACATGGGTGACCGATGGCGTGCCCACGTTCGCGGTCAACAATGGATCCCCCGTCGAAGGCATCGAACTTCAGTTGCGTGAACCGACCGTTGTCTCAGGAACCGTCACTGATGTGAAAACTGGCGATCCAGCCCCCAGAAATCGATTGGTGGTCAATCTCGATGGAACACCGCTGAACGAACTCAAGAACGTCACAATCGTGAACCCCGAAAACTTAAATCGACATGTTCAACCGATGTACTATTTCGTCACGCAAACCGACGATCAAGGTCGCTATGAGTTGAAACTTGGAAACGGTGACTATCGAATTTCCCCCTCTCCTCCACGCACTCACGTCGAATTTACGGTTGCGGGTGAGGAGTCTTTGACGGTCGACGCCACTACGGAAGTCATTCGCAAAGTTGAATTGACCGGAACCGTACGAAACAAGTCTAATGGCCTTCCTATCGCGAATGCTCATTTGGAGGGCGTGCCCACTGAATTTCGAATTCGAGGCTGGCAGGCTCGCACCGGTCCCGATGGGAGATTCAGCGTCGAGACCGAGGACAGCTCGTTCTACATCCACACGAAAAACGAGGATGGAACTCTCGCATCGATCCTCATAGTTGAAAACACCTCTGACGCGGTCGACATTGAATTGCAACCAGTTGGGGCAGCTCATGGAGTGCTTCACCAACACGAATCCGACGCGCCCGCTGCGACGGAAGTTTTTCAATACGCTGTCCCAGTGCAAAACCGGAACTTTAAAACTTTCAAGCCAAGTTTTGGCGGCACCGTCTTAACCGACGCGGAGGGTCGGTTCGTCATTGAAAACTTGGTTCCTGACCAAGAATACAATTTGACGATGACGGGGAAGGATGGCCGGTCTAGAGGTTCGCTCGGCGAACTCGAAGTGGAAGCCGGTGAAAACAGAGATCTTGGCACTTTGAAAATGCCCGCTCCATACAAACCGTATGTTGCGCCAACACTCGATGATCGCATCGAGCGAGCGATGGCGGTCGAAGGGACGGCAATGGAACGTTTCAGCCGCGCGGTCCCGCGAGTTCAGAGTTCCAAACAAATGTTGTTGATCGCGGTGGGTACGATCAACGAACCTCGCCTGCACGACTTCATGCAGTGGCGATACGAGGACAGCGACTATCGCAAGGTTCGGGATGACTACCTGGTCATGGCGATATCAACCGAGAGCGATGAAAAAAAGGAACAAGCACGCGAGTTGTTGGACGAACTTGGGGTCAAGAACCTGGATCAATCCATTGAGTTTTCATTGGTGCTGGTCAACGCGGACGGCGAGCTCATCGAACATGTGTCTGGGAAAGACTTCATCGTCGAAGAGCAGCTTTCGAAGTCACACGTGATCGATTGGCTTGACTCGTTCCGTCCGGATCCGATTGACGCTCGAGAGCTACTGAAGACGACATTGGCTCAAGCCAAGAAAGAGAACAAACGTGTCATCGTTCAAGAAACGGCGACTTGGTGCGGGCCGTGCCACATGTTGTCCGACTTCCTCAGCGAACACCGCGATTGGGAAGCGGACTACCTGTGGGTGAAGATGGATCACCGCTACACCGGTGCTCGTGAATTGATGCAAGAACTTCGCGATGGGGCAGAGGGCGGCATTCCATGGTACGCAATCGTTGATTCGGACGGCAAACGATTAGTAACTTCCAACCGAGAAAACGACGGCAGCAATATTGGCTTCCCATCCAGCGATAGCGGTCAGAAGCATTTGAAGCACATGTTGATGGAAACAAAGCTGAAGATGACCGAAGATGAGATCACGTCGTTTGTCGATCACTTGAATGACGACGAGTAG
- a CDS encoding IS3 family transposase, translating to MSQLYSAALSIIRDGTASQREVGEILGFSRSAFQRFQSEPPSQREQSDMDVLPMVITTFHRHRRRYGARRIAADLKLQGVAIGRERVAKLLRIAGLSALQPKSFKPRTTESRHTLGYNENLLLERPEPTSVNRLWVGDITYIPIVRTGFAYMATLMDRFSRRIIGWSLEMDMTDSLVIKTLQKAIRSRQPSRDLIHHTDRGGQYASKKYRAIIQRSSMRQSMSRAGDCYDNAFMESCFGTIKTELQMTEYESYREALSELTEFIAYYNTSRLHSSLGYLSPTRFESTVPC from the coding sequence GTGAGCCAGCTCTACTCCGCCGCGCTGAGCATCATTCGCGATGGCACTGCATCGCAGCGAGAAGTCGGCGAGATCCTCGGTTTCTCGCGATCCGCGTTTCAGCGATTTCAAAGCGAACCTCCAAGCCAAAGAGAACAGAGCGACATGGATGTCCTGCCGATGGTGATCACCACGTTTCATCGACACCGCAGACGCTACGGTGCCCGACGGATCGCTGCAGACCTGAAACTACAAGGAGTTGCAATCGGACGTGAAAGGGTCGCCAAACTACTGCGAATTGCGGGGCTATCGGCGTTGCAGCCAAAATCGTTCAAGCCGCGAACGACCGAAAGTCGACACACCCTGGGCTACAATGAGAACTTGTTGCTTGAGCGGCCTGAGCCAACGAGCGTCAATCGTTTGTGGGTAGGCGACATCACCTACATTCCGATCGTGCGAACTGGATTCGCTTACATGGCGACCCTCATGGATCGCTTTTCCAGACGGATCATCGGCTGGTCTTTGGAAATGGATATGACCGATAGCCTCGTGATCAAGACGCTCCAAAAGGCGATTCGAAGTCGACAGCCTTCAAGAGATCTCATCCACCACACCGATCGCGGCGGTCAGTACGCAAGCAAGAAATACCGAGCGATCATCCAACGCAGTTCGATGCGTCAAAGCATGAGCCGAGCTGGTGACTGCTACGACAACGCGTTTATGGAATCTTGCTTTGGAACGATCAAGACGGAGTTGCAAATGACCGAGTATGAAAGCTATCGCGAGGCGTTGAGTGAACTCACAGAGTTCATTGCCTACTACAACACATCGCGACTTCATTCATCGCTCGGCTATCTTTCGCCGACCAGATTCGAATCAACCGTCCCCTGCTAA
- a CDS encoding transposase, with protein MPRKTKPSANPERRTYTDEFKRDAVAMLLDGHSAKSIVERLGISGTNLLYRWKNQQVESAGPVGEVLDSRVVELEAELRRVERERDVLKKALIIFGRNE; from the coding sequence ATGCCCAGAAAGACCAAGCCTTCAGCGAATCCTGAACGACGTACTTACACCGACGAATTCAAACGTGATGCAGTTGCCATGTTGCTCGATGGTCACTCAGCAAAATCGATTGTTGAGCGTCTGGGGATCTCCGGAACGAACCTTCTTTACCGGTGGAAGAATCAACAGGTCGAGTCGGCCGGGCCGGTTGGCGAGGTGCTCGATAGCCGCGTCGTCGAACTCGAGGCAGAGCTGCGACGGGTCGAGCGTGAACGCGATGTTTTAAAAAAAGCTTTGATCATTTTCGGCCGAAACGAGTGA